A window of the Isosphaera pallida ATCC 43644 genome harbors these coding sequences:
- a CDS encoding preprotein translocase subunit SecA: MASATTDPDSTAAAPSLDAATTPASSPTAVPDMGPAPASTSTPVSRERPSQSVSVNRLSPLWLSRFQQWTRPTHQGKFARYCVIAHAVNAMEPQLERLSDQELRARAKTLRDRVRSGTKIDKLIVEAFALVREAAKRTIGQRLYDVQLVGGAAIHFRNIAEMETGEGKTLVATLPTFLNALTGKGVHVVTVNDYLAQRDADWNRPIYELLGMTVGCIQTGQPDAVRRRQYARDITYGTSKEFGFDFLRDELKRLNLGDTSRKTFEQSFLGRNLIHENDKPVQRGHHFAIVDEADSILIDEARTPLIIGANNQPTPEEAAAYYGADQVATTLERGVDYKYDIQERKAELNAVGRRKVQAVAGQRVFASLTVDKLYEYVERALRAHVAYLKDRDYVVHEGEVVIVDEFTGRLMPGRQWQDGLHQAIQAKEGLEITLETITAARVTVQDFFLRYKKLAGMTGTASTDAAELRRIYKVGVFKVPTNKPSRRVWIPDRVFSTEAEKFQAVADEIERLHARGVAILVGTRSIEKSEKLSALLTAKGIEHQVLNAKNHAIEAQIVAQAGQPGKVTVATNMAGRGTDIKLGEGVAANGGLHVIGTERHEARRIDRQLAGRCARQGDPGHAQFFVSLEDEILEAFGEKKAKAIRDRYRGKGELTSPKMRKLIFAAQRRKEWQHYRDRKLLMHYEKQRAEMRKNMGLNPVLG, from the coding sequence ATGGCCAGCGCCACGACCGATCCAGACTCCACCGCCGCCGCGCCTTCCCTCGACGCTGCGACCACGCCGGCGTCGTCGCCAACGGCGGTCCCCGATATGGGTCCGGCCCCGGCTTCGACCAGCACCCCGGTTTCTCGGGAGCGACCCTCTCAATCCGTGTCGGTCAACCGCCTCAGTCCGCTCTGGCTAAGCCGTTTCCAACAATGGACCCGACCCACCCATCAGGGGAAATTTGCCCGTTACTGTGTGATCGCCCACGCCGTCAACGCGATGGAGCCGCAACTCGAGCGACTCAGCGACCAAGAACTCCGCGCCCGAGCCAAAACCCTGCGCGACCGAGTGCGATCCGGCACCAAGATCGACAAGCTGATCGTCGAGGCGTTTGCCCTCGTGCGCGAGGCGGCCAAGCGGACGATCGGTCAACGTCTTTACGACGTGCAACTCGTGGGCGGGGCGGCGATCCACTTCCGCAACATCGCCGAAATGGAAACCGGCGAAGGCAAAACCTTGGTGGCCACCCTGCCGACCTTCCTGAATGCTCTGACCGGCAAGGGGGTCCACGTCGTCACGGTCAACGACTACCTGGCGCAACGCGACGCCGATTGGAACCGACCGATCTACGAATTACTGGGCATGACGGTGGGGTGCATCCAAACCGGCCAACCGGACGCGGTGAGGCGTCGGCAGTACGCCCGCGACATCACCTATGGCACCTCCAAGGAGTTCGGCTTCGATTTCCTGCGGGACGAACTCAAGCGGCTCAATTTGGGCGACACTTCGCGGAAAACCTTCGAACAGAGCTTTCTGGGACGCAACCTGATCCATGAAAACGACAAACCGGTGCAGCGCGGCCATCACTTCGCCATCGTGGACGAGGCCGATAGCATCCTGATCGACGAGGCGCGGACTCCGCTCATTATCGGGGCCAACAATCAGCCCACTCCTGAGGAGGCCGCGGCCTACTACGGGGCCGACCAAGTGGCCACCACGCTGGAAAGGGGCGTCGATTACAAGTACGACATCCAGGAACGCAAAGCCGAACTCAACGCGGTGGGCCGACGCAAGGTCCAAGCGGTCGCTGGCCAACGGGTCTTCGCCTCGCTGACGGTGGACAAACTTTACGAATATGTCGAACGTGCCTTGCGCGCCCATGTGGCTTATCTTAAAGATCGGGATTATGTTGTCCACGAAGGCGAAGTCGTCATCGTGGACGAGTTCACCGGACGTCTCATGCCGGGTCGTCAATGGCAAGACGGCCTGCATCAAGCCATTCAGGCCAAGGAGGGCTTGGAAATCACCTTGGAAACCATCACCGCGGCAAGGGTGACGGTGCAGGATTTCTTCCTACGCTACAAGAAACTGGCCGGGATGACCGGGACCGCGTCGACCGACGCGGCTGAGTTGCGGCGGATTTACAAAGTCGGCGTCTTCAAGGTACCGACTAACAAGCCCAGTCGCCGGGTCTGGATCCCCGACCGGGTCTTCTCGACCGAGGCCGAGAAGTTCCAGGCAGTCGCCGACGAAATCGAACGGCTGCACGCCCGCGGCGTAGCGATCCTGGTGGGAACCCGCTCGATTGAAAAATCCGAGAAGCTTAGCGCCTTGTTGACGGCCAAGGGGATCGAGCATCAGGTGCTCAACGCCAAGAACCACGCTATTGAGGCTCAAATCGTCGCCCAGGCCGGTCAGCCGGGCAAGGTCACGGTGGCGACCAACATGGCTGGTCGCGGCACCGACATCAAGTTGGGTGAGGGCGTGGCGGCCAATGGTGGTCTTCACGTCATCGGCACCGAGCGCCACGAGGCGCGACGGATCGACCGTCAATTGGCCGGGCGTTGCGCCCGTCAGGGCGACCCCGGTCACGCTCAGTTCTTCGTGTCGCTCGAAGATGAAATCCTCGAAGCCTTCGGCGAAAAGAAGGCCAAAGCCATCCGCGACCGTTATCGAGGAAAGGGTGAACTGACCAGCCCCAAGATGCGAAAATTGATCTTCGCCGCCCAGCGCCGCAAGGAATGGCAGCACTATCGCGACCGTAAGCTCTTGATGCACTACGAAAAGCAACGGGCCGAGATGCGTAAGAACATGGGACTGAATCCTGTGTTGGGTTGA